From Equus przewalskii isolate Varuska chromosome 2, EquPr2, whole genome shotgun sequence:
ATCTGGCCAAGTGCACAGCATCCAGGAGCAAAGCAGGCCCCGTGGGCCTTCTTGGGAACTGCAGTGTGCCTGGCGTACCTCGAGGGGGCGGCCTTACTCAGCTGATTGGCTCATTAGTGCCCTATGAGAATGTAGGTAGGCCTGGTGTTGCCACATCCTACTTTTTAAGAAAAGCTAGAAATCTGATTTTTACATGTAAAATCTCAGTTCCAAATGTTGACAGGTAATTCAAACTTAAAAAAGCAAGTAAACTGAGAGCTAAACAAACCCTGTTTAGGGACTGCTAGTTTGTGATATCTGGCAGCCTGGTTTTGGAGGACCCCTGAGGATAGTCCTGTCCTATGGCTAAAGCTGttgctctctgcttttcttctctctatcAGTGACAGCATCCATTACCAGATGGTGTATTCCTATGGCTCTGGGGTGGTGTGGGCCCTCGGAGTTGTTCCCTTCAGCCATGTGAACATTGTCAAGTTTAATGTGGAAGATGGAGAGATTGTTCAGCAGGTATGGTCAGACATTTGCCTCGAGGAGCCTTGTGGGTCGAGGAGGGGAACAGAGAGAGCTCTTCTTTGCACTGAGGACCAGGGAATTCGACTGGGCAGGTGCAAAAGCCATTTATGGCCCCTGATTCTGGTCACTTGGAGGCTGTCTTCTCCTCATCCAGCATTTATTTAAAGCCCTCACATTTGCACGTGGTGCTCTCTTGAGGTGGCTAAGAAAATTGCATAGATCTATTCATTGCCTGCAAGGATCTTGCAAGATAATACTGTAAAACAATGATAAGAAAGCACACATGACAAATACAGTAGAGAAATGTCTATCTGAAGTGTCACCTATTAAAAATGATCTGGTATATTTCTCCAGTAACCAGAAAGGAAATTGTGATTTCTCTCTAGTTTTGCAGTGATCGGGAGGCTGGGGTATGGGAAGAACTCCTTTGGAACCAGCTGTGAAGAACCTTTGTGCTCAGGCCCCCAGTGGGACCTGGCGGTGACGTGGCTGCTGAGCTGAGAGGAAGTGTAGAAATCCTCACGGGCCTTCTGTTAAGCTGTCTTTCCCATAGGTCAGGGTTTCGACTCCCTGGCTGCGAAGTCTCATCGGAGCGTGTGGTGTGGTGGACGAGGCTGTCCTGGTGTGCCCTGACCCGAGCTCACGCTCCCTCCACACCTTGGCCCTGGAGACGGAGTGGGAGTTGAGGCAGATCCCCTTGCAGGTGAGGCTCCTGCTGGTTCCCCGGCCCTGAGGCAGGCCCTTGCTGCTCGGAGCAGTCTTCTTCCCAGTGTCACTGTTTCCTTCCTGAGACTTGGTAGCAGTTGGGCGGTCAGGCCTCTGGCCGAACTAGTGTAAGGGGAAGTGGGCTGCTCTCCTCTTTGGAGAACCTGAATGGGAGCTTCTGGAGCCACATGCCATGGCCTAGTTACTTTCACTGGCAAAGTAGGGCAGAGGATGCAAGCCTGGGATGGATCAATGACTCCTTGGCTTCTAGCCCTAATCCTCTTCCTCCTTGCCTCCCAGTCTCTTGACTTAGAATTTGCAAGTGGATTCCAACCTCGGGTCCTGCCCACACAGCCCAACCCTGTGGATCCTTCTCGGGCCCAGTTCTTCCTGCAGTTGTCCCCAAGCCACTATGCTCTGCTGTACTACCATCACGGGGAGCTGAGTCTGCTCAAAAACTTCCCGCAGGTAACTGCAGACAGCATGGTTTGCTAGGATTCAGGAGGATCTAGCCAAGACATGGAGCTAGAAGTCCCTTCCTTTGAAGCTGGGGATGTTTGCTCAAGACAGAAGACATCTTTCCATGAGTGGTTGGAGAGGGGTTAGCCTTTGAGCAGAAATGGGATACTTCTTCTGAGAGCTACAAAGGATCTTTAGATTAAGGCTAGAGCCTTCCTCTGAGTCCACAGGGAAGTGGGGATATTAATTACAGCTTCCCTATAGGTACTAAGAGCAGTGTGGGATTTAGGATTGACCTGTGCCTGTGTTGGAGGTAGGGGAGAGGCCTGTTTTTAGCTGTGGATACTGGggcctccctctgctctcagATGCCCTGGCCCGTATGCTCTGAAGTTGGGAGCACTTTCAACTCCAAGGCCTGTAGAGGTGACCCTCTGCAAGGCTGCTGGTGAGTACAGGCCCCGTTTAGGAACTGATACCCTGCTTTTCCCCCAGACTGCGCTAGTGAGTTTTGCCACCACCGGGGAGAAGACGGTGGCTGCAGTCATGACCTGTCGGAATGAAGTGGTGAGTGTTGAGAACGATTGGCACTTggggttttcttcctttctctctgccaggAGCCCTGAGAACCAAAAGTCTGGGCATATTCGCCTGGTCAGTTGAACTCAGAGGGCAGGAGGCTGTTGAGAAATAAGTTCTCACTCCATTTATAGAGCTTTCTGCACACCCCTCTGTCCTGGGAATGGGACCCTCAGGTGACAGCCTCGCTTTTGTCTGGGCCTGTTAAGGTTTGCAGAGGCTTTGTGGGCAGGAGCAAGGAATGAGCTTTGCTTCTTCCGAGTGCTGAGAAGATGTGAAAGTGGAAGCTTCACTTTGGTGAGTGACAAGTGACCCTTTGGCTGAACTTCCTGCTTctgtccttctctttcccctaGCAGAAACCTGGCAGCTCTGAAGATGGGTCAGTGGGGAGCTTTTCGGAGAAGCCAAGTCCACAGGTAGAGTGTGGCATTGGGTACTGTGCCAGACCTGGAGGGGCAGGAGACCACCTAAGAAAGCTGGGGAGCAGCGTAGGCTGTGAGCAGGCCCCCTGAGTTCCCAGGCTCGGGAGGGGTTCCTCAGTCCTGTGACTTCAGTCGTGTGTCTTGATTGTTTTCGGTTGGGAGATTGGGAAGCAGAATCCGTAGAATCTGTTCTGAGCCACTTTCtcctccgggcctcagtttccccctttcCTGTGGGGTCCCGGCAGGTGGAGCTGAATGGTAATCTGAAGCCGGGGGTGGGGCCCTTATGAGCTTCTCCCGAGGGCTTTGTGGTCGCCCTGCCTCCGGTCTCGCCCTCTCTGGGAGGGCTCTGCTGCCCTGCGCTGGCTCCTCTGAGCAGTGTGGGGTTTGTGATTCCACCTGCTTCCTCAGGCATCTGCTTTCTGCCTCAGGAgtcacctttcttttctctttgattcttcttTGCATATGTTTCCTCTCCTGGCCCGGCTCCTTCTCTAGGGTCTCTGCCCCCTAGCTCTTGGACTTCCTTGGCTACTGTGCTCTGGGGGATCCCTCCAGTTGACCCATGCTTTCTGAACCCCCAGGACTCGCTGGTTTGCTTCAACCAGACCTACACCATTAACCTTTACTTAGTAGAGACGGGTCGGCGGCTGCTCGACACTACGATCACCTTCAGCCTGGAACAGAAGGGCACGCGGCCCGAGCGGGTGAGTCGGAGCCTTTGTCTTCAGGTtctgccctctgggcttctcaCTGTGGGGCTCCCTTTCCTCAGGCCAGGTCACAGCCATGGGTTCTGGAATCGGGTTCTCTGGACATGGGCCCTGGTTCCTCCTGAGCCACTAACTTGTCATAAATCCCTGTAACTAACAGTAAGAGCAGGTCGTATTTCTGCCAAGTGCTCACTGTGCCAGGCAGCATGCTGTGTTTTATGCACTAATTGGCTGAACCCTCTCAACAGTCTCGTGAAGTACTTATTACTGCCctggttttacaaatgaggaaactgtgcCTCGTGAGATTCAGGGCCCTGTCtagtcacagagctagtgagagGTCGTTAACCCCACCCTGCGCTCTTCATCGCAACCTGATTTTACCTCTGTGCACATTTGGTTGTgttcctcagcctctctgggctttggCTTTTTCATCTCTAAGCTGTGAATCTAATGCTGGCTTCCTGTTTGCTTTGTGGGGTGTAATTGGAGCATGATGAGCGACATGGTACCCGAGAAGTGCTCAGGCTCCCCCATGGAGAGATCTGAGCTGGGCTGTGGCTCACACCTCTAGCTCACATTGTTGTGTTGGCTCCTGTGAATGCGTGCTTTCATGTTGGAGTCCAGGTAATGGCTGTGTTGTTTACACGTCAAATAGTGCCGTGACACTAACAACTCCTGATGCCGTGAATCTCGGGGTCGGGTGCTCTGGGAGGCGTATGGACTCTCACTGACTGCAGTGGTCTTGACCGTTTGGCTTGTAGCTGTATGTCCAGGTGTTCTTGAAGAAGGATGACTCAGTGGGCTACCGGGCCTTGGTCCAGACAGAGGACCATCTGCTACTTTTCCTGCAGCAGCTGGGTGAGCAGACCTCAttcaatccatttttttttaggCCTGTCTATGAGTTCCGATCAGGCTATATTTTTTGGGCTGTGGATAGGCTTCTGGAAACATTCAAGTATACCCTGAGTGTTTTTTCCAGAGCCGTATGCCACTGGGTCTTGAGTAATTTCTTAGCATTCTAGGGTGAGGTATAGAACTTTGCTCACTTGACCTATTGAATCCAGTCCTTTGCTCTGCCATTTCTCTTTTCACACAAGAGTGATGGAGATCCCTGAGCCACCCAGAAGAGTCCCTCCAGAAGATGGGGGAGGCAGGCCTAGCTTTTGTAACCATGGTTTCTGTAGCAGGGAAGGTGGTGTTGTGGAGCCGTGAGGAGTCATTGGCAGAGGTGGTGTGCCTTGAGATGGTGGATCTCCCCCTGACAGGGGCACAGGCTGAGCTGGAAGGAGAATTTGGCAAGAAGGCAGGTAGGAACCGAAGAGGCTGGGACAGCAGACTTGCTGGAGGGGGTGCTCTGGGAGTGGGTTTGTTAGTTGGACCCCAAGAGATGCTGTCTCAGGGCCCCCCTGACTTCCTGGGTGCAGCCATTTTGCCAGTCTGTTCTGAACTAGCTGTGCGACCAGTTTCCAGTGCATTTGTGCCCATATGGTTTACGTAACCATTCTCTTCTCTGAAAGGAGTGACCTGTGACTCCCTCAAGGGAAAGAGCACAAGGAAGAAGAACGTGCACTTAGTGTAGTAAGAGCTGCCGTTGCCTGAGTACCTAAAATTTGTCAGGCACTGTATACCCATTGTGCCCAAAGCAACAGCCACAGCTTTCGAACAGACATGACTGGGCTGGTGTGGGTGTTGTGGTGAGAGTCCAGTGCCCTCTGAAGTGGGCCTCAGTCCCAACACCCGGGATGAACTTGGCTCCCTCTGTTCTGATTCAGTCCTGCCTCCCACCTCTCTGTCTTCTGTCCATTCACCTAGCTATCCAACAGGTATTTACTGAGGGCCTGTTCTGGGCCAGGCACCCTGCTAGGCATTGCAAATTTTCTTAAGCTGAGGATTAATTTGACTTTACTATTTATTTCTGCTGCCTGGATCCAGCGATTCAAGGTAAAATCTGCTTGCTGCTGCCTTGTTGCTCGTTGCCTGCCCAAACGCCTAGCTTTTGGTTAATTAGTTGTTTCTCCTGACTTGCATCAACGAGGTATATACCACGTGTGTGGACTGCTGTGCCTGTGTCTTGTCCTGTTTGCTTCTCACTTCTCTTCCTTGAGCTGAGGTTGATGGAAACTAGGATAAGCAAAGGCACTACTCCTCTTCAGTGAGCGCCTGCCACTTACCCTGCACTGCGCGAAATCCTGTATGTACATCATGTGGTCTAATCTTTGCAACAGCCCTGCAGGTTacatgccattttacagatgaggaaccagaGGCCAGAAGGTTAAGTAcatttcccaaggtcacccagctagtaaatagtggagctgggattttaaTCTAGGTCTGCCAGACTCCAGAGGCCATGGTCTTTACTGTGCTACCTTGTTTCGGTGACCACATCTACTCTATGGAGATTTGAGGGTGGTGGCCTCATTGATGTAGTCAGGGGTAGAGTGAATGAGATCGCCCTGGGAATTGGCTGCAAGTAGGTCTCTTGAATGCAGGTTAAACAGGTGACAAAGTGGAAATGACGCAGTGGGAGGTGGAAGTACCTGTTCATGATACACATATATCTGCACCCCTGCACCCCCACACCTCTCCCACTTCTGGTCTTGTCATGGCACCCAGAAGCCTTCCTCTGGCCATTCTGGATGTGAGGCTGTGGTGGAGACATGCACAGTGTGGCTGTACCCTGCATGGCTGCTCCCTGACCCCTTAGTCTCCTGTTCCAAGATTCCAGGCAGGTGAAGTCCTAAGAGCCAGGTGAGTAGGTTCTGGAAGTTCCTGCATGGCTGCACCTGAGTGTGAGACTTGGCTTCAGATACAGGACTGCCCCTTGGGCTTGTAGCCTCGGGTGTGGATGACTTGAGAGGGAGAGCTCCCTCATTAGGAAAAGCAAATACTTTCTTGCTGGAAACACCTAGTCTGATGAGGTGTGAGCCTCAGCTGCATTACCTTTTCCTTGACACCAGACGGCTTGCTGGGGATGTTCCTGAAGCGCCTCTCCTCCCAGCTCATCCTGCTGCAGGCATGGACATCCCACCTCTGGAAAATGTTTTATGATGCTCGGAAGCCCCGAAGTCAGGTTAAGAATGAGATCAACATTGACACCCTGGCCAGGGATGAATTCAACCTCCagaagatgatggtgatggtaacAGCCTCGGGCAAGGTGAGAGGGGTTGAAGCCCCAGGTCCCAAACCTTCTGAGGTTCCGGGAGTGGAACACAAAGAACCTTTGGTAGGGATTGCGCTGGCTCTAATTTTCAGGGATGGAATCAGTTCTTTGGTTTGTCTTTCTAGTAGTGAGCCAATTACTTGTTTATCTTGCAGCTTTTTGGCATTGAGAGCAGCTCTGGCACCATCCTGTGGAAACAGTATCTGCCCAATGTCAAGCCAGACTCCTCCTTTAAACTGATGGTCCAGAGGACTACTGCCCATTTCCCGCACCCCCCGCAGTGTACCCTCCTGGTAAAGGACAAGGTGAGGCCGGCCACCTCTGATATGAGCCAAAGTGGGTGTGGCTTTTTGGTGTTTTGTAACTTAAAGTTTATCCTAGGCCTTTGGAATTCTGTGAGTTAAAGTCAGTTGTTCAGGGTTAGAGCTGTTTCTTCCTGGCTTTTGGCTGAGTGGAGGACCCATCCGAGACTGATGTGGAATTGATTGTAAAGTGGTGTGACGTCACCAGAGCCACAGTGAGCCAGCTCTGCTTCTTCCCAAACACAAGCGGCTGCTCGGAGCTAGATGACTGTTTTCTCTAGATGAGGGACGGCAGAACACAAAGCTCTGCCCCCAGAATCAGACGGCTGTTTGTGGGTTCCTTCTCGTGTCAGTGGAGAGGGGGCTTGGTAGACATTCTGCAGGCATGTGCCCTGGGGTTGCTGAATTCTCAGTTGACCTTTTGCTTTGTTCTCAGCACATCCAGTTCTCGGATAGCTTTGGAGCTAGCGGCAGTTTGACGTTTATCCTTTTGACGCATTACCCTTGGGGACCACTCACCTTCAGCCAAGGTTTTATTTTCCACACAGAGGGCAAAGACTAGGGAACTCATCGTTGAGCTTTCCAGATTTGCCCTTAGGATTTGCATCCTTTTCGTGTTGGGGGAGTCTGACAGTTTGCCCATTTCAGGAGACGGGAATGAGTTCCCTCTATGTCTTCAATCCCATTTTTGGGAAGTGGAGTCAGGTGGCTCCCCCAGTGCTGAAGCGCCCCATCTTGCAGTCGTTGCTTCTCCCCATCATGGATCAAGACTATGCCAAGGTGCTGCTGTTGATAGATGATGAGTACAAGGTACGACATCCTCAGAGTGGCTGCAGAACATCCAGGTGGAGTCGAGTGGGGGGAGGAGTGGTCAGACAGCAGCTAGTGGACCAGAGATGGAGCTGTCTGCAGGCAGGACACGTTTGGGCTTCAAGGGCGTCTCTAAGCAACTTGAGTGCTCTTTCTGCGTTTGTGAAAACTCAGGGCCTAAACAGGACTAAATTTAAGCCCTAATTGAGTTCAGTAGACTTTAATTCATTTAAGCTTTGCTGTTTTATTCTTAAGGCTCTCTTTGATGGGAAACAATAATGGGTCTTGAGAAACTGTGCTCACAGATTCCTTTTCCGTAAACCCTTTTCTTGGGCTCTTGGTTCTCAAGGTCACAGCTTTCCCAGCCACTCGAAATGTATTACGACAGCTACATGAGCTCGCCCcttccatcttcttctatttggTGGATGCAGAACAGGGACGGCTATGTGGTTATCGACTTCGAAAGGTAGGCAAGGGGCATCCTGGCAGGACCCTTTGTAGGAGGGATGTGGGTGTTCTGGTTATTTGGCCAGAAAGTGAATTATACTATTTCTTCTGTTGTAAACTTGGATCAGCATAATTCTAGTGCCTGATTCAAAGTCAGTCATTTTcgtatttattgagcagctactacgTGGCAGGCATAGTTCTAGGTGCTATGAGAAGAGCAGTGCACCATAGACTTTGTCTCTGCCCCGTGGAGCTCTCATTCCACATTCCTTTTCTATAGCAGAGAGATGGGACGTTCTTCTCCATTCTTCAGAAGTTGGGAGGTGGGAATGGTGATTGACTGAAAGTACTTTCTATGTGAAGATGATGTTATTGACCTACACTTGATAGAATGtgtgctttgaattttttttttttgaggaagattagccctgagctaacatctgctgccaatcctcctctttttgctgaggaagactggcactgagctaacccatcttcctccattttttttttttttttttaagattttatttttcctttttatccccaaagccccccggtacatagttgtgtattcttcgttgtgggttcttctagttgtggcatgtgggacgctgcctcagcgtggtctgatgagcagtgccatgtccgcgcccaggattcgaactaatgaaacactgggccgcctgcagcggagcgcgcaaacttaaccactcagccacggggccagccccccatcttcctccattttatatgtgggatgcctaccacagcatggcttgccaagcggttccatgtccgcacccaggatccgaaccggcgaatcctgggccgctgaagcggaatgtgcgaacctaactgctgagccaacaggccggcccctgtgctttgaattttatttctagaactaGGATCGATTTACTGTGACCCTGACATACTTGAGTCCAACTCTTGCAAACAGTGATACACACTGGTTCTGAGGTTCTCAAGGGGCTGGCCTTGGCCTCATCAGCAGAGCTGTGTAGAGGAGTAATTGGTGGTGTGTACTCCGCAGAGGGCTCTCCCGTCCTCTCTGTAAGGCCTTGGAGAGGCGCTATAGTGTAGAGTTTAAGCGCTTGGACCCAGCTGCCTGGCTGGGAAGCCTAGCTTTATCACTTACTAACTTTGTGTCCTTGGGCATCTGACTTCTCTGGTCCTcgattttcttgtctgtaaaataagatGATGGTAGTACCTACCTCgagggttgttgtgagcattCAGAGAGTTGATACATGTAAATCACATAAAGCAATGCCAGACATGTGGTAAATGCCATCTAGGTTTTAGCTGTTATTGATGTAAAAATGCAGTGCCCTTTCCTGACATTTTGTAACAGCTAACCTTTAGCGTAAACAGCATAGGAAGTAGCCTAcccagaaaacacattctttacCCTGTGGATGAAAACAGTTGACCTTCCAATTTGATTAAAAAGGGACCTTGAAAGAGACAATTCTTTGTGGATAGAGGGGAGCAAACTGGAGTGTGGGTGTCATGAATCAGCGGAATCCTGAAGATGTCACTGGAGTAAACGACGGCCAAGGACAGACAAAGGAGGCAAAGCTTACATGAGATAAGCCCCGTGTGTGGTCTTAGTCTTTGACCTCCGAGTGAATTTACTGGTGACTTGATTCTCTGGGGATGTCTTAGTGAATTCTAGCGTTTCTCAGGAGCCCATGGCATTGAAGCCTTCTTtgttcttaataaaaatttttattatttcaaaaaatttaaataagtaatGAATGGATGCATTCTCATTGTAAAAGATTAAATTGATACAGAAGCACACAAGCAAAATGTGAATGGACTCTTTCACAGAGGACCCCGTAGCAGCCCCATGCCCAGCTGCTGCCCCAGAGGTAACTCCTGTCAGTACTTCTCTGTGCATCTTCCCACGATCCTTTCTGTGTATTTGCAGTACTGGATAAATAGCTGCACGGACCACATATATATGTGgttcatatatattctttcttactGAAATGGAATTGACTATATTTCTTaatatgaaatttgtttttttatttagtgTGTTTTCCAGTTCATTATTTTGTTAAAcccattttttattaaagtataggTTGAGAAAATTGCAAAATCAGAGGTTACGGCTCAGTGACCCTTCACAAAAGGAGCACACTTGTGTACACAGCAGTCAGATCAGGAAACAGAGTGGTACCCGTACCCCAGGAGGCCCTTGTGCCCCTTTCCAGTCACTACCCCCCACAGGGATCTGGGTAATTCCACAGTATGgatgtataaaaatgtatttaaccaTTCAGGTTTGTTTATTGGTTTTTTATGACTCTAAAGAACATTTCCTGTAATGTTTTGAGGTTCTTGCCGGCTTAGTAATGCACTGCTGGCCCAGTACACAGGAGTCTTAGATTTGAGTAATAAGTGGTAAGTTTTCCTTGGCAATGATGGGATGCTGCTgaatatttctctcctttcttattgGCTTTAGTATCTTTCTTAATCAAACAGAGAGTTCCAAAACTTCTTCACAGACTagatcttttttttgttttgggtgctattttattttagttatttacttatttttttgaggaaggttagccctgagctaaaatctgccaccaaccctcctctttttgctgaggaaggctggccctgagctaacatctgcgcccatcttcctctacgatatatgtgggaggcctgtcacagcatggctggacaagtggtgcgtaggtctgcacccgaaatttgaaccggtgaaccccgggccgctgaagtggaatgtgcaagcttaactgctgcgccaccgggtcggcccccaGACTAGATCTTTATTGCTGTTTTCATAGGAGCTATGATCTCTGTTTCTTGGAGCACAAAGGCCCCAAATAATGGACTGTAGGACATGTCTATCTACAGCTGTCTCAGGTCTAAGTGTAGCTTCCTGATGATAACTTCTGGCTCTTTTTACCCCTCCCCAGGATCTCACCACTGAACTGAGCTGGGAGCTGACCGTCCCCCCGGAAGTGCAGCGCATCGTGCAGGTGGAGGGGAAGCGCAGCAGCGAGCACGTTCACTCGCAGGGCCGCGTGATGGGGGACCGCAGTGTGCTCTACAAGGTGTGGCTCGGCAGTCTGGCCTAGGGCGGGAGCGCAAGCATCTGATCCCAGCTCTGAGATTTGGTAGATACAcgactttgagcaagtcacttaatccctTTGAGCCTTAATTAAGGCTATGAAATAGGCATAATATGCCCTCCTGGGTTTGTTGTGTGGATCATATGAGAGAgtcatagtgcctggcatgtggccCCTACCCAATAGATGTAAGCtgttattattagtagtagttgTAGTACTCATAGAACTTTCTGGGGTTAAACCTTAGTTAATCCATCAGAAACTGTATCTCTGTGATCCATCACTCTGGTTAGTGGTaaagggagggagctggagaggtGACTAGGGGACAGCAAAACTTTCCTGTGAGAGAACGTAATCACTGTTTTAGGGCACGTTAAGTGCACCCTCTGGCAGGACAGAGACTGAATTGGAGGAAGAGTGTAATAGCACAGGGTAACACTACCGAGGAACTCACGGGAACGCTGCCTCACCAAGCAGGAGGCAGCGCTGTGGAGCGCACGTCTCCAGCTGCACTGTCCATGTTCAGACTTGGCTCTGCCGCAGGCTGGCTGTCCATCGTGGGTGATTTGTTTAGGCTTCCTCAACTTCTATTTTCACCAACATAGTGGGGATCATAGCACCTATGCCACaggattgttttgaagattaatgATAACATGCAACGTGATTAGAACAGTGTTTGTCACGCGGTTCACATTATTATTACTGCTGTCGACTTGAAGTCTTCATTGATGGATGCCTTCCACGTGGCTGTAGTCAGCTTTTCTTGTTCAGAAGGACCAAAATAACACAAATTCTAAAGTACCTTTTGACTTGTACTAGGAAAAATACATTCActatgtaattttacatttatgaaGTAAAATTTACTGGAATACTTGTGTTTTTTGATATGTTGAAAAGAATAGTAGTTAGGCCTAGGGCtttttggatatatattttttctgcaaattttttaggttattagtatttttttcaataaacttttttcctttggcttaaTTTTAGATCTATAGAAAAGCTCCAGGATAGTACATAGAATTCCCTTATATACCCCTTACCTAGTTTCTTCTAGGGAACCATGGTACATCTGTCTAAACTAAGAAAGCAACGTTGGTACAGGACTGTtaactccagactttatttgggTTTCACCAGtatttccactaatgtccttttctaTCCGAGGATCCAGTCTAGGATCCCACATTGCATCTACTTGTCAagtttctttagttttctctgGTCTTTGACAGTTTTTgagtctgtttttgcttttcatgACCTTCATAGTTTTGAAGAGTACTAGTCGGGTGTTTTGTAGAACGGCTCAATtttggtttgtctgatgtttttctcatggttagactgtGGTTATGGGGTTTTAGAAGGAACATCACAGAGGTGAAGGGGCAATTTTTTTGAGTGCCAACTGGATGCTGGGCACTCTTTTAGACCCTGGGCTACATcagggaacaaaacagatgaaatttCCTGTCCTTAGGAGGCTTTCCTTGTATTTGGAAGaggcaaataagaaaataaatgggtAAATCATACAAGATATTAAAGGGTGACCAGTTCTATAGAAAGATGCAAAGCCAAGGGTAGGAAAGGGAGTGCTGGACTTAGAAGGGGTATAATTTTCACAAGGGTGGGTAAGGAGAGTCTCATTGAGAAAGTGACACTCAAGTGAAATTTGAAGGAGTGAGGAAATGAGTCATctgatatctgggggaagagcctTGCAGACAGAAAGCCAGAATGTGCCTGGAGTCTTccagaaatgagcaaggaggaTAGTGTGACTAGAACAGGGTGTGTGAGGAGGAGAGTCATGCtgctgaggtcagagaggtgctGGGGCCTGATCACAGGCCGTCACTCTGGCCTTAGAGTGAGACAAAGAGCCACTGGGAAGTtatgagcagagaagtgacataaaTGACCAAGGTCTGCCAGATTCTTTTGGCCTGCTGTGTTGAGACTAGACTGTAAGGGCCAAGGAGGAGAGCAGGCCGACTGACGGGGCTATTGTGGTAATCCAGGTGGGATGAC
This genomic window contains:
- the EMC1 gene encoding ER membrane protein complex subunit 1 isoform X13, whose product is MLLYGQDAITVSNGGRIMRSWETNIGGLNWEITLDSGSFQALGLVGLQESVRYIAVLKKTTLALHHLSSGHLKWVEHLPESDSIHYQMVYSYGSGVVWALGVVPFSHVNIVKFNVEDGEIVQQVRVSTPWLRSLIGACGVVDEAVLVCPDPSSRSLHTLALETEWELRQIPLQSLDLEFASGFQPRVLPTQPNPVDPSRAQFFLQLSPSHYALLYYHHGELSLLKNFPQTALVSFATTGEKTVAAVMTCRNEVQKPGSSEDGSVGSFSEKPSPQDSLVCFNQTYTINLYLVETGRRLLDTTITFSLEQKGTRPERLYVQVFLKKDDSVGYRALVQTEDHLLLFLQQLAGKVVLWSREESLAEVVCLEMVDLPLTGAQAELEGEFGKKAAIQDGLLGMFLKRLSSQLILLQAWTSHLWKMFYDARKPRSQVKNEINIDTLARDEFNLQKMMVMVTASGKLFGIESSSGTILWKQYLPNVKPDSSFKLMVQRTTAHFPHPPQCTLLVKDKETGMSSLYVFNPIFGKWSQVAPPVLKRPILQSLLLPIMDQDYAKVLLLIDDEYKVTAFPATRNVLRQLHELAPSIFFYLVDAEQGRLCGYRLRKDLTTELSWELTVPPEVQRIVQVEGKRSSEHVHSQGRVMGDRSVLYKSLNPNLLAVVTESTDVHHERTFIGIFLVDGVTGRIIHSSVQRKAKGPVHIVHSENWVVYQYWNTKARRNEFTALELYEGTEQYNATAFSSLDRPQLPQVLQQSYIFPSSISAMEATITERGITSRHLLIGLPSGAILSLPKALLDPRRPEIPTEQSREENLIPYSPDVQIHAERFINYNQTVSRMRGIYTAPSGLESTCLVVAYGLDIYQTRVYPSKQFDVLKDDYDYVLISSVLFGLVFATMITKRLAQVKLLNRAWR
- the EMC1 gene encoding ER membrane protein complex subunit 1 isoform X5; this encodes MAAAAASRLWLWAALLVPAAAVYEDQVGKFDWRQQYVGKLKFASLEFSPGSKKLVVATEKNVIAALNSRTGEILWRHVDKGTAEGAVDAMLLYGQDAITVSNGGRIMRSWETNIGGLNWEITLDSGSFQALGLVGLQESVRYIAVLKKTTLALHHLSSGHLKWVEHLPESDSIHYQMVYSYGSGVVWALGVVPFSHVNIVKFNVEDGEIVQQVRVSTPWLRSLIGACGVVDEAVLVCPDPSSRSLHTLALETEWELRQIPLQSLDLEFASGFQPRVLPTQPNPVDPSRAQFFLQLSPSHYALLYYHHGELSLLKNFPQTALVSFATTGEKTVAAVMTCRNEVKPGSSEDGSVGSFSEKPSPQDSLVCFNQTYTINLYLVETGRRLLDTTITFSLEQKGTRPERLYVQVFLKKDDSVGYRALVQTEDHLLLFLQQLAGKVVLWSREESLAEVVCLEMVDLPLTGAQAELEGEFGKKADGLLGMFLKRLSSQLILLQAWTSHLWKMFYDARKPRSQVKNEINIDTLARDEFNLQKMMVMVTASGKLFGIESSSGTILWKQYLPNVKPDSSFKLMVQRTTAHFPHPPQCTLLVKDKETGMSSLYVFNPIFGKWSQVAPPVLKRPILQSLLLPIMDQDYAKVLLLIDDEYKVTAFPATRNVLRQLHELAPSIFFYLVDAEQGRLCGYRLRKDLTTELSWELTVPPEVQRIVQVEGKRSSEHVHSQGRVMGDRSVLYKSLNPNLLAVVTESTDVHHERTFIGIFLVDGVTGRIIHSSVQRKAKGPVHIVHSENWVVYQYWNTKARRNEFTALELYEGTEQYNATAFSSLDRPQLPQVLQQSYIFPSSISAMEATITERGITSRHLLIGLPSGAILSLPKALLDPRRPEIPTEQSREENLIPYSPDVQIHAERFINYNQTVSRMRGIYTAPSGLESTCLVVAYGLDIYQTRVYPSKQFDVLKDDYDYVLISSVLFGLVFATMITKRLAQVKLLNRAWR